In Leishmania braziliensis MHOM/BR/75/M2904 complete genome, chromosome 31, one genomic interval encodes:
- a CDS encoding biotin/lipoate protein ligase-like protein: MPANFPPNIQFLEEVGSTMDVARTMKMTAGGQPFALVAAVQTAGRGTCGRTWTSPKGNLYMTLGIPQQGQPPCFKEELVHVLPLICGLACRRAVLEVLHLDEASAKASLAAEASKAVSTKWPNDIIYKHKKIGGSLIEADGDYFIIGIGVNVAVTPQVTDAGREATMVNAIAEEFGVKSCTPQDLAKAIWHHFFDICTSPEQTRESVIESFDKVMDKSLKLHKRLPGGRDPEELTAVSLNSWGHLRVRHADGTMEDLAAEYLF, from the coding sequence ATGCCCGCCAACTTCCCTCCCAACATACAGTTTCTCGAGGAAGTGGGCTCCACCATGGATGTGGCCCGCACCATGAAGATGACGGCTGGCGGGCAACCGTTTGCCCTCGTCGCGGCTGTGCAGACAGCTGGTCGCGGCACATGCGGTCGCACCTGGACCTCGCCGAAGGGAAACCTCTACATGACCTTGGGTATACCTCAGCAAGGCCAACCGCCATGCTTCAAGGAAGAGCTGGTGCATGTGCTGCCGCTCATCTGTGGTCTtgcgtgccgccgcgctgtgCTGGAGGTGCTTCACCTGGACGAGGCGTCGGCAAAGGCATCGCTCGCTGCGGAGGCGTCCAAGGCGGTGTCGACCAAGTGGCCGAATGACATCATCTACAAGCACAAGAAGATCGGCGGCAGCCTGATCGAAGCCGATGGGGATTACTTTATCATTGGAATTGGCGTGAACGTCGCCGTGACACCGCAGGTGACGGATGCAGGACGAGAGGCAACGATGGTCAATGCCATTGCGGAGGAGTTCGGCGTGAAGTCGTGCACCCCGCAGGATCTCGCGAAAGCCATCTGGCACCACTTCTTCGACATCTGCACGTCGCCGGAACAGACACGCGAGTCGGTGATTGAGAGCTTCGACAAGGTGATGGACAAGTCGCTGAAGCTGCACAAGCGACTGCCGGGTGGCCGCGATCCGGAGGAACTGACGGCTGTTTCGCTGAACAGCTGGGGCCATTTGAGGGTACGCCACGCCGACGGCACCATGGAGGACTTGGCTGCGGAGTACCTCTTCTGA